The following proteins come from a genomic window of Candidatus Thiodiazotropha sp. CDECU1:
- a CDS encoding nodulation protein E, with translation MSSSDQTTHQENLSLGASAQEFLDYCAAEKERRLNSGEAFDEETFDQAIQMVVNKLRVLADEGWS, from the coding sequence ATGTCTTCGTCCGATCAGACAACACATCAGGAGAACCTGTCTCTGGGGGCATCTGCCCAGGAGTTTCTCGACTATTGCGCCGCAGAGAAAGAGCGTCGACTCAACTCAGGGGAGGCATTCGACGAGGAGACATTCGATCAGGCCATACAAATGGTGGTCAACAAATTACGTGTGCTTGCGGATGAGGGTTGGTCATGA